Proteins encoded in a region of the Brevefilum fermentans genome:
- a CDS encoding FtsW/RodA/SpoVE family cell cycle protein codes for MIIASLVIFSLALILTLTPAVRYHAGFDRYQFQHWIGVIVWCLLFSILNHQTNRKLPQSDPYILPVVALLSGIGLLTIWRLFPGLGLRQTVWLGIGCLLTLTGFFFPTFLQYLRRYKYIWLMTGLLLTGLTIFLGTNPQGEGSARWLSLFGIHFQPSEPLKILLIVYLAGYFTDQITLSTKNFESFLPTVIITGIALLLLVFQGDLGTASIFLLVYLAMLFTSGGRRWLLWLTPVLMFLAGLSGYFLSDIVKLRINTWVKPFSDPGGTSYQVIQSIIAIAEGGLMGTGQGLGSPGLIPVAVSDFIFSALAEEIGLMGITVIILLYIILIYRSLRIAITTNTSFHRYLSLGLTFLFGAQSILIIGGNIGLLPLTGVTLPFLSYGGSSLLVSFMGMLILLTISHQTVPKEELSTIKFPRYALIGSILIAALIVEIIAASLLGFWFSPSLVNRPENPRWVIDDRFVERGEIVDRNNQVIITNSGQTGSFNRTSHHIPLYPVIGYTNPLFGQTGIEASMFNYLRGNSGYPYSTLYWQRVLYNQPPTGLDIRLTIDLNLQQSADTLLAEHPGAIVIINASSGEILAMASHPYYDAADLQENWDELILDERAPLLNRATQGLYPPGATLFPFIVAIDPDYLWQEQETQEKIENRVAHLNCALNPDEPLTWHRIITNGCLGVQKAIAADIGSETLLDLYSNLGFFTSPRLHLPVVDAVAADLNDLNAFFNGEGNFKVSPLQMAMAASTISSQGILPGPRIVNAFNDPIDGWTTLPKLQPNSDALNPVSADQVNDLLKLPNFPYWQVLSTVSAEDQQTITWFIAGTSSDWQGQPLAVVVVLEHDEPILARVIGRALLKEAIRFSE; via the coding sequence GTCCGTTACCACGCCGGGTTCGATCGATACCAGTTCCAACATTGGATCGGCGTAATCGTTTGGTGCCTGTTGTTTTCAATTCTAAATCATCAAACGAACCGAAAATTACCCCAAAGTGACCCTTATATATTGCCAGTCGTCGCACTACTGAGCGGAATAGGCTTACTCACCATTTGGCGACTTTTTCCCGGCCTTGGGCTGCGTCAGACCGTTTGGCTGGGTATTGGCTGCTTGCTGACATTGACTGGTTTTTTCTTTCCAACTTTTTTGCAATATTTACGCCGTTACAAATACATCTGGTTGATGACTGGTTTGTTACTCACCGGTTTGACCATTTTCCTGGGAACCAACCCCCAGGGTGAAGGGTCAGCCCGTTGGTTGTCTTTGTTTGGAATACACTTTCAACCATCCGAGCCATTAAAAATTTTATTGATCGTCTATCTTGCAGGCTATTTCACAGACCAGATAACCCTATCAACGAAGAATTTCGAGTCATTCCTGCCAACTGTGATAATCACCGGCATTGCATTGCTTTTATTAGTCTTCCAGGGTGATTTGGGAACTGCGTCGATATTCTTGCTGGTTTACCTGGCGATGTTGTTCACATCCGGAGGTCGGCGTTGGCTTCTCTGGTTGACACCTGTATTGATGTTCCTTGCAGGTTTGTCGGGTTACTTTTTGTCCGATATTGTCAAACTGAGAATAAATACCTGGGTAAAACCCTTTAGCGATCCAGGCGGTACTTCCTATCAGGTTATCCAATCGATAATTGCCATTGCAGAAGGGGGTCTGATGGGGACAGGGCAGGGTCTCGGCAGCCCGGGTTTGATACCGGTTGCCGTCTCGGATTTTATTTTTTCAGCTTTAGCTGAAGAAATAGGCCTGATGGGGATCACTGTCATTATTCTTCTATACATCATCTTAATTTATCGAAGTTTGCGCATCGCCATCACCACCAACACCTCATTCCATCGCTATTTATCCCTGGGTTTGACCTTCCTTTTTGGCGCCCAGAGCATTCTCATTATCGGTGGAAACATTGGATTGCTGCCCCTCACAGGTGTTACATTGCCATTTCTATCCTATGGGGGTTCTTCTTTGCTGGTATCTTTTATGGGCATGCTGATCCTGCTGACAATCAGCCATCAAACAGTACCGAAAGAAGAACTTTCAACCATTAAATTCCCACGATATGCTTTGATCGGATCAATTCTGATTGCTGCTCTAATTGTTGAGATCATTGCTGCAAGCTTGCTGGGATTTTGGTTTTCTCCTTCACTGGTCAACAGACCGGAAAACCCACGCTGGGTCATCGATGACCGTTTTGTTGAGCGAGGCGAGATCGTTGATCGAAACAATCAGGTCATCATCACCAATAGCGGACAGACAGGCAGTTTCAACCGCACAAGCCACCACATACCCCTCTACCCGGTGATCGGTTATACCAATCCCCTTTTTGGTCAAACTGGAATTGAAGCCTCCATGTTCAACTATCTCCGGGGGAATTCCGGCTACCCGTATTCAACCCTGTACTGGCAACGAGTCCTATACAATCAGCCTCCCACAGGATTAGATATACGCCTTACAATCGATCTTAACCTTCAACAGTCAGCGGACACCCTATTAGCCGAGCATCCTGGTGCAATTGTGATCATAAACGCCAGCTCTGGAGAAATTCTGGCGATGGCCTCGCATCCATATTATGATGCCGCTGATTTGCAAGAAAACTGGGATGAATTAATCTTAGATGAACGCGCACCTCTGCTCAATCGGGCTACCCAGGGTCTATACCCACCGGGAGCGACCCTTTTCCCCTTTATCGTTGCCATCGATCCAGACTATCTCTGGCAAGAACAGGAAACCCAGGAGAAAATTGAGAACAGGGTAGCCCATCTTAACTGCGCTCTCAACCCTGATGAGCCCCTCACCTGGCATAGAATCATAACGAATGGGTGTCTGGGAGTTCAAAAGGCAATCGCTGCAGACATCGGCAGTGAAACCTTGCTCGATTTATATTCCAACCTGGGTTTCTTCACCAGTCCCCGTTTACATCTCCCCGTTGTTGACGCTGTTGCAGCAGATTTAAATGATTTAAACGCCTTTTTCAATGGAGAGGGAAACTTTAAGGTCAGCCCTCTACAAATGGCGATGGCAGCCAGTACCATTTCCAGCCAGGGCATATTGCCCGGACCAAGGATCGTTAATGCTTTCAACGACCCCATCGATGGGTGGACCACTTTGCCGAAATTGCAGCCCAACAGCGACGCACTTAATCCTGTTTCAGCCGATCAAGTCAATGATTTGCTCAAGCTTCCAAATTTTCCCTATTGGCAGGTCCTATCAACGGTCTCAGCAGAAGACCAGCAAACGATCACATGGTTCATCGCCGGCACGTCATCCGATTGGCAGGGACAACCTTTAGCGGTTGTTGTCGTGTTAGAACATGATGAGCCTATCCTGGCAAGGGTAATTGGCAGGGCGTTGCTAAAAGAAGCAATCCGCTTTTCAGAGTAG
- the tyrS gene encoding tyrosine--tRNA ligase produces MNINQQVTYLMRGVDYGDPATFEVMKKELRASLIEADRTGKPLRVYCGYDPRTSDLHIGHTVTMRKLRQFQELGHQAIFLIGTYTALIGDPSDKDKLRPQLTPEEAKINAETYAEQAFRILDKEKTEIRYNAEWLSKLDFGELIHLASNFTLQQFLSRENFRKRWDGEEPIYFHEFFYALMQGYDAYALEADVQVGGTDQVFNIITAARKIMTYLKAKPNIGIILPILPGTDGVLKMSKSLGNHIPLNTTPEDMFGKVMSVPDTAMPSYSRLVTRWSVDKIERFERDIDSGEIHPRDAKMELAEEITAAFFDEEKAQHARQEFINMFQKGELPDYIPDFKPHGEPLLLEILVDSGLATSKSQARRLIEQNGVKIDGKAVGDPYLQVNPDAIIQVGKRHFIRIIN; encoded by the coding sequence ATGAACATTAACCAACAGGTCACATACTTGATGCGCGGAGTTGATTACGGAGATCCGGCGACATTTGAGGTGATGAAAAAGGAATTGCGAGCCAGCTTAATCGAAGCCGATCGGACTGGAAAACCATTGCGGGTGTATTGCGGTTATGATCCGCGCACATCTGATTTACATATCGGGCATACGGTGACGATGAGAAAGCTGCGCCAATTTCAAGAGTTGGGGCACCAAGCGATCTTTTTGATTGGCACTTACACAGCTTTGATCGGCGACCCCTCGGATAAGGATAAACTTCGCCCTCAGTTAACCCCCGAGGAAGCAAAAATTAATGCTGAAACCTATGCTGAACAAGCTTTTCGGATCCTGGACAAAGAAAAAACAGAAATTCGCTACAACGCGGAATGGCTTTCAAAGCTGGATTTTGGTGAATTAATTCACCTTGCCTCAAATTTCACCTTACAACAATTCCTATCTCGTGAAAACTTTCGCAAGCGCTGGGATGGTGAAGAACCGATTTATTTCCATGAATTTTTCTATGCCTTGATGCAGGGCTATGATGCCTATGCATTAGAAGCAGATGTCCAGGTCGGCGGTACCGATCAGGTTTTCAATATTATTACTGCTGCACGTAAAATTATGACCTATCTTAAGGCAAAGCCCAACATTGGCATTATTTTACCCATCCTTCCGGGAACAGATGGTGTATTGAAGATGAGTAAATCTTTGGGTAACCATATTCCCCTGAACACGACGCCTGAGGATATGTTTGGCAAGGTGATGAGCGTTCCGGATACTGCAATGCCTAGCTATTCACGCCTGGTCACCCGCTGGTCGGTCGACAAAATTGAGCGCTTTGAGCGTGATATTGACTCCGGCGAGATTCATCCGCGTGATGCAAAGATGGAACTTGCTGAAGAGATCACGGCTGCATTTTTCGATGAAGAAAAGGCACAACATGCCCGTCAAGAATTTATCAACATGTTTCAAAAAGGGGAACTGCCAGATTATATCCCTGATTTTAAACCGCATGGCGAACCGCTTCTGTTAGAGATTTTGGTGGATAGCGGATTGGCGACCAGTAAGAGCCAGGCGCGCCGGCTAATTGAGCAAAATGGTGTAAAAATTGATGGCAAGGCTGTTGGCGACCCCTATTTACAGGTTAACCCTGATGCAATTATCCAGGTTGGGAAACGCCACTTTATTCGGATAATAAATTAG
- a CDS encoding HNH endonuclease, with protein MKDPVLVLNANFQPINVTSMYRAINLVLSDKATLILNGRGVIRTVSQIFLMPSVIRLNHMVKRPRPVVKLTRKEIFRRDRFTCQYCGRQTTDLTIDHIIPRHLGGKTQWENVVSACPRCNHLKGGLTPEQSGMVPIKPPKCPPNTATYLFGKHLNHHNEWENFLSGW; from the coding sequence ATGAAAGACCCCGTGCTTGTCCTGAATGCTAACTTCCAACCCATCAATGTCACATCGATGTACCGCGCCATCAACCTGGTGCTGTCGGATAAAGCAACCCTGATATTAAACGGCAGGGGAGTGATCCGAACGGTTTCACAAATCTTTTTAATGCCATCCGTAATTCGCCTCAATCACATGGTTAAACGTCCTAGACCGGTGGTTAAGTTGACCCGAAAAGAAATTTTCCGCAGAGACCGCTTCACCTGCCAGTATTGTGGTCGCCAGACCACCGATTTGACCATTGACCATATCATTCCTCGCCATTTAGGGGGCAAAACCCAGTGGGAAAATGTCGTTTCCGCATGTCCACGCTGCAACCACCTCAAAGGTGGTTTAACTCCGGAACAATCTGGAATGGTTCCAATAAAACCACCAAAATGTCCTCCCAATACAGCTACATACCTGTTTGGAAAGCACTTGAATCATCATAATGAATGGGAAAACTTCCTCTCAGGCTGGTAA
- a CDS encoding MBL fold metallo-hydrolase: MATITFLGTANAVPNKDRESTHFLVESGEHRILVDCAGNPIRRFDQAGLDPCSLTDIILTHFHPDHVAGLPILLLDLLIFGRKDPLNIYGLGKVIDQAVGMLELFEWQDWGDFFPVQFHRIPDQVLWNVLNTESVRIWTSPVHHLIPTIGIRMQFPGGSMCYSSDTQPCDNMIELARGVDVLIHEATGEKMGHSSPEQAGEIAQRAGAGQLLLIHYPSRVDTEEWVNRARSRYSG, translated from the coding sequence ATGGCGACGATCACTTTCCTGGGAACGGCCAATGCGGTGCCGAACAAAGACCGTGAAAGCACGCATTTCTTGGTTGAATCAGGTGAGCATCGAATCCTTGTTGATTGTGCTGGTAATCCAATCAGACGGTTTGACCAGGCTGGACTTGACCCGTGTTCACTCACAGATATTATTCTGACACATTTTCACCCTGATCATGTGGCTGGATTGCCTATTTTGTTATTAGATTTGTTAATCTTCGGGCGCAAGGACCCGTTAAATATCTATGGCTTAGGTAAGGTCATTGATCAGGCAGTGGGAATGCTGGAATTGTTCGAATGGCAGGATTGGGGTGATTTTTTCCCGGTTCAATTTCATCGCATCCCCGATCAAGTGTTATGGAATGTGTTGAACACTGAATCCGTGCGAATTTGGACATCTCCGGTGCACCATCTGATCCCCACCATTGGGATAAGGATGCAATTCCCAGGCGGCTCTATGTGTTACTCATCGGACACACAGCCTTGTGATAATATGATTGAATTGGCAAGGGGGGTGGATGTCCTGATCCATGAAGCGACAGGTGAAAAAATGGGTCACTCTTCTCCCGAGCAGGCTGGTGAAATTGCTCAAAGGGCAGGTGCAGGCCAATTATTATTAATTCATTATCCCTCAAGGGTTGATACTGAAGAATGGGTGAATAGAGCCAGGAGTCGTTACTCTGGGTAG
- the lgt gene encoding prolipoprotein diacylglyceryl transferase — translation MAEGIRIGPLTLNYYGMIIMAGVIAAAALSHYEAKRRKLNADIVWDCLPWVVLGGVIGARIWHILTPPASMVEQGVTTWYYLTHPLDAIAIWRGGLGIPGAVAGGALALYLYTRKREISFLLWVDIIAPGLALAQAIGRWGNFINQEVYGRPSNLPWAITIDPRYRLPEYRDVATYHPLFLYESIFNLLNMGFLLWLTRKMAHKLKQGDIFLSYLVTYPMFRFFLEFLRLDASLVGGVNANQTLMLIIALAAAGLIVWRHRETIFPRQANEKPEHEDIENLEDAIEKNEE, via the coding sequence ATGGCTGAAGGTATTCGAATTGGCCCATTAACACTTAATTATTACGGGATGATCATCATGGCAGGAGTCATCGCTGCCGCGGCATTAAGCCATTATGAAGCAAAACGCAGGAAGTTGAACGCTGATATCGTTTGGGATTGTTTACCCTGGGTCGTTCTTGGGGGAGTGATTGGCGCCCGTATCTGGCATATCCTGACTCCGCCCGCCTCGATGGTCGAACAAGGCGTTACTACCTGGTATTACCTCACGCATCCATTGGATGCCATCGCAATCTGGCGGGGCGGATTAGGGATACCCGGTGCGGTTGCTGGCGGTGCACTGGCACTTTATCTCTATACCAGGAAGCGTGAAATCAGTTTCCTGTTATGGGTCGATATTATCGCCCCCGGTTTAGCGCTGGCGCAAGCAATTGGCCGCTGGGGTAATTTCATAAACCAGGAAGTTTATGGTCGCCCGTCAAACCTTCCCTGGGCAATTACGATTGACCCGCGGTACAGGTTGCCTGAATACAGAGATGTTGCCACTTATCATCCATTATTTTTATATGAATCTATTTTCAATTTGTTGAATATGGGCTTCTTGCTGTGGCTCACCCGAAAAATGGCGCATAAACTTAAACAAGGTGACATTTTCTTATCCTATTTGGTGACCTACCCGATGTTCAGGTTTTTCTTGGAATTTCTCAGGTTGGATGCCAGCCTTGTGGGGGGCGTGAACGCAAACCAAACTTTAATGCTGATCATTGCATTGGCAGCTGCAGGGTTGATTGTTTGGCGACACCGCGAGACAATTTTCCCCCGACAGGCTAATGAAAAGCCAGAGCACGAAGATATCGAAAATCTAGAAGACGCGATTGAAAAAAACGAAGAATAG
- a CDS encoding CDP-alcohol phosphatidyltransferase family protein: MNQSKNAEKKTFTDHLRIIFKGVLDGIGIFLNRLGIRPNVITLAGLLGNVAGGVLIASGQLMWGGLVAMIMAPLDALDGTMARLRNESSRYGAFVDSVTDRYSEFALYAGLLVYFIQTGTWKDAMLVLFAAMGSILVSYIRAKAESLNYSAKIGLFTRVERYLVLIPGVIFGIPRISLWILAILSNVTALHRILHVRKQAKANGEVRNIREEKKNG; this comes from the coding sequence ATGAATCAATCGAAAAACGCCGAAAAAAAAACCTTTACCGATCATTTGCGAATAATTTTTAAAGGGGTTCTGGACGGGATAGGTATATTCTTGAATCGATTGGGGATTCGCCCTAATGTCATCACCCTGGCGGGATTATTGGGCAATGTTGCGGGTGGTGTGTTAATTGCTTCAGGTCAATTAATGTGGGGCGGTTTGGTTGCTATGATAATGGCCCCTCTTGACGCTCTTGATGGAACCATGGCGCGTTTGCGAAACGAGAGCAGTCGCTACGGTGCTTTTGTTGATTCAGTCACTGACCGCTATTCTGAGTTTGCTTTATATGCAGGCTTGTTGGTGTATTTTATTCAAACCGGCACCTGGAAAGATGCAATGCTGGTATTGTTTGCCGCTATGGGATCGATTTTGGTCTCTTATATCCGCGCAAAAGCTGAATCCTTGAATTATTCAGCGAAGATTGGATTATTCACCCGTGTGGAAAGATACCTGGTATTAATCCCCGGGGTAATTTTTGGTATTCCTCGAATATCTCTGTGGATTTTGGCAATCCTTAGCAATGTGACAGCATTGCATCGAATTTTGCACGTGAGAAAACAGGCGAAAGCCAACGGAGAGGTTCGAAATATTAGAGAGGAAAAGAAAAATGGCTGA
- a CDS encoding FtsK/SpoIIIE family DNA translocase, protein MAKRISTPVQKKQGKVQQDSLFQQFEKAGNSEVERNKQILQYGWDLIGILLFAAAFILLLGFFQVTSGELVTPLVDFLTRWFGLGRFLIVVAMVAVGLQVVRWRKYPLHKLSLGRILAFEGIGFLFLAVLSIATSGVVTQVEAGRDPGGIVGWGIAEVFRSTIGPTAGFLLLVGLLLLCVAVAFNVFPKLEKVVQTQVRDLSMVEETFDRQKEPVQPSAAESTKIRQPEEETRPEARTTWLPPEFRKSFTTPDVADETSDSILERSPELPPLDLLNKGESFKPDKRSINMTAGLIEKTLAEFGIPAKVVGFRSGPTVTQFAVEPGYIDKADDDRQKIRVSQISSLQRDLALALSAERLRIEAPVPGKSYVGIEIPNPTSFDVQLRPLLETDSFSRINSQLALALGRDVSGRAVISDLATMPHLLIAGTTGSGKSVCITALTACLVMNNTPDEIKLAMIDPKRVELMRFNGLPHLMGQVETEIERILAILRWATAEMDFRYELLERARSRNIDAYNRKLEIQNKPKMPKIVLIIDELADLMMAAPDQTEFAIIRLAQKARAVGIHLILATQRPSTDVVTGLIKANFPTRIAFAVATSVDSRVILDTGGAETLLSKGDMLFMHPEFGLPQRAQGVIVTDKELNRIIRWWQKNRKDQSTSLNERYDDSKSPPWEDQVGNDATSSSDDALVDEAIKLIKAQGHVSASFLQRQLRIGYPRAARLVDQLEEMGIIGPSQGGGREREILIDFEDGENE, encoded by the coding sequence ATGGCGAAGCGCATCTCAACCCCCGTACAGAAAAAACAAGGTAAAGTCCAGCAGGATTCATTGTTCCAGCAGTTTGAAAAAGCCGGCAATTCAGAAGTAGAACGCAACAAGCAAATCCTGCAGTATGGGTGGGATTTGATTGGGATACTGCTTTTTGCCGCAGCGTTTATTCTGCTGCTTGGATTCTTCCAGGTGACATCAGGCGAGCTGGTCACCCCATTAGTGGATTTTCTCACGCGCTGGTTTGGCTTAGGTCGCTTCCTGATTGTGGTTGCAATGGTTGCTGTTGGGTTACAGGTCGTTCGATGGCGCAAATATCCTTTACACAAGCTCTCACTGGGGCGGATTTTAGCTTTTGAAGGAATCGGTTTTCTGTTCCTGGCTGTACTTTCCATCGCAACCAGCGGTGTTGTTACTCAGGTTGAGGCAGGGCGCGACCCCGGCGGTATTGTTGGTTGGGGAATTGCAGAGGTTTTTCGCTCAACAATCGGTCCGACAGCAGGCTTTTTGCTCCTGGTGGGATTATTGCTCCTATGTGTGGCAGTTGCATTTAATGTGTTTCCGAAACTTGAAAAGGTCGTCCAGACGCAAGTGCGCGATCTATCGATGGTTGAGGAGACCTTTGATAGGCAGAAAGAACCTGTACAGCCTTCTGCCGCAGAGAGCACAAAAATCAGGCAACCGGAAGAAGAAACACGGCCAGAGGCGAGGACTACCTGGCTACCCCCAGAATTTCGAAAATCGTTTACCACTCCTGATGTCGCAGACGAAACGTCCGATTCTATTTTAGAGCGTTCACCGGAACTGCCGCCACTCGATTTATTAAATAAGGGTGAGTCTTTCAAACCCGATAAGCGATCGATTAATATGACTGCGGGGCTGATTGAGAAAACACTCGCTGAATTTGGGATTCCAGCGAAGGTGGTTGGATTTCGATCCGGTCCCACTGTGACGCAATTTGCCGTCGAGCCAGGATACATTGATAAAGCTGACGATGATCGGCAAAAGATTCGGGTATCCCAAATTTCATCCCTGCAAAGAGATCTCGCGCTTGCGCTTTCTGCTGAACGGCTCAGAATCGAAGCGCCTGTTCCCGGGAAATCCTACGTCGGTATCGAAATCCCAAACCCTACCAGCTTTGATGTACAGTTAAGACCATTACTTGAAACGGATTCTTTTTCGAGGATTAATTCCCAGTTAGCGCTGGCATTGGGAAGGGATGTGTCTGGTCGAGCTGTAATTTCCGATCTGGCAACGATGCCGCATTTATTGATTGCTGGAACGACTGGATCCGGGAAAAGCGTGTGTATCACTGCGCTGACAGCTTGTTTGGTGATGAATAACACACCTGACGAGATTAAGCTGGCTATGATTGACCCAAAACGTGTGGAATTGATGCGCTTTAATGGTCTGCCACACTTAATGGGTCAGGTTGAGACTGAAATCGAGCGAATTTTAGCGATTTTACGGTGGGCAACGGCTGAAATGGATTTTCGCTATGAATTACTGGAACGAGCCCGTTCGAGGAATATTGACGCGTACAATCGAAAATTAGAAATCCAAAACAAGCCAAAAATGCCTAAAATCGTGCTCATCATTGATGAGCTTGCGGATTTGATGATGGCAGCTCCTGACCAAACAGAATTTGCAATTATTCGCCTGGCGCAAAAAGCGCGTGCTGTAGGCATTCACCTGATCCTTGCCACTCAGCGTCCAAGCACAGATGTGGTAACCGGTTTGATTAAAGCCAATTTTCCGACCAGGATTGCTTTTGCTGTTGCCACATCTGTGGATTCGCGCGTCATTTTGGATACAGGTGGTGCAGAAACCTTGCTAAGCAAGGGAGATATGCTGTTCATGCATCCTGAATTTGGTCTTCCACAACGAGCCCAAGGTGTAATCGTCACTGACAAGGAGCTGAACCGGATTATCCGCTGGTGGCAAAAGAACCGAAAGGATCAATCTACGTCACTAAATGAGCGTTATGATGATTCAAAGTCACCACCCTGGGAAGACCAGGTTGGAAACGATGCGACCTCGAGCAGCGACGATGCACTGGTGGATGAAGCCATTAAATTGATCAAAGCACAAGGCCACGTGAGCGCCTCATTTTTACAGCGACAATTACGAATTGGATATCCAAGGGCTGCACGATTGGTCGATCAGTTAGAGGAAATGGGCATTATCGGGCCTTCACAGGGAGGCGGACGAGAACGAGAGATTTTGATTGATTTTGAAGATGGGGAAAATGAATGA
- a CDS encoding 30S ribosomal protein S1, whose translation MKAKPGVGRKQKDRIPKDREHHRETRNLTAPDKLDDCWWISIGADQPLLVAGWEASNTGDEKNNQHQNPGRLASAINWHKVECLLNNDEIITLEVVGYNRGGILVKGNSLHGFVPASHLVDHPVGTNKGIREEIFRRYLGREIQVKVIECEPEKDRVVFSERAALAGAGKRKSLLASLAKGDIISGFVTNITDFGVFVDLGGVEGLIHVSELSWGRVQHPSEVVKLGQEIETVIVEVLEEQARIALSLKRLKSNPWDNLSSQLCPGDVLDAVVTRIVKYGVFACLDIGLEGLIHISTIVFPADCVHISDFLKVGQRVKVNVISIDAPKRRLGLTLEG comes from the coding sequence ATGAAAGCAAAACCCGGGGTGGGGCGAAAGCAAAAGGACCGCATCCCCAAAGATCGCGAACATCATCGCGAGACACGCAATTTAACTGCTCCTGACAAATTAGATGATTGTTGGTGGATTTCAATTGGTGCGGATCAACCCCTGCTCGTGGCTGGATGGGAAGCGAGCAACACGGGTGATGAGAAAAATAATCAACACCAAAATCCGGGACGACTTGCATCTGCAATCAATTGGCATAAGGTCGAATGTTTATTAAACAATGATGAAATAATCACATTGGAAGTGGTTGGTTATAATCGTGGGGGGATCCTGGTAAAAGGCAATTCTCTTCATGGTTTCGTTCCGGCATCGCACCTGGTTGATCATCCCGTGGGGACCAACAAGGGGATACGGGAAGAAATCTTCCGCCGATATTTAGGCCGAGAGATTCAAGTGAAAGTTATTGAATGCGAACCTGAAAAGGATCGCGTTGTTTTTTCAGAACGAGCCGCCCTGGCAGGCGCAGGAAAACGAAAATCTCTTCTCGCCAGTCTGGCAAAAGGGGATATCATCAGCGGATTTGTGACCAATATCACTGACTTTGGCGTGTTTGTTGACCTGGGTGGAGTTGAAGGATTGATCCATGTTTCTGAGTTGTCATGGGGACGCGTGCAACATCCCTCAGAGGTCGTGAAATTAGGTCAAGAAATAGAGACCGTGATCGTTGAAGTCTTAGAAGAACAGGCCCGGATTGCCCTGAGCCTTAAACGGCTGAAGAGCAATCCCTGGGATAATTTATCCAGTCAACTCTGTCCGGGTGATGTTCTTGATGCCGTTGTCACCAGGATTGTCAAATATGGTGTATTTGCCTGTTTAGATATTGGTTTAGAAGGATTAATCCATATTTCAACCATCGTCTTTCCTGCAGATTGTGTCCATATTAGTGATTTTCTAAAAGTTGGGCAGAGGGTAAAAGTCAATGTGATCAGCATTGATGCGCCCAAAAGACGATTGGGCTTAACACTGGAAGGTTAG
- a CDS encoding GNAT family N-acetyltransferase, translating into MPEIEIRQVVPADIEDLSLFEHGYHSSYVWQMNMNLALESMEIKFIRIRLPRQVFVPYPRNRDQIFNDLNNAEAVLAAILDQRPVGYIKVMAEGSNHIARVSDLVVSAALRRQGIASGLLLTVMDLISRRGFSALMLEIQSKNDPAISMAAKLGFKYCGFRDQYFPNNDLALFFSRFSH; encoded by the coding sequence ATGCCTGAAATAGAAATTCGACAGGTAGTACCTGCTGATATTGAAGACCTCTCGTTATTTGAGCATGGCTACCACAGCTCATATGTCTGGCAGATGAACATGAATCTGGCACTTGAATCGATGGAAATTAAATTTATTCGAATTCGGTTGCCCCGCCAGGTTTTTGTGCCTTACCCTCGAAACCGTGATCAGATCTTTAATGACCTCAACAATGCTGAGGCAGTGTTAGCTGCAATTCTTGATCAGCGACCCGTTGGTTATATAAAGGTCATGGCTGAAGGATCAAATCATATTGCCAGAGTGTCAGATCTGGTTGTTTCAGCCGCCCTCCGGAGGCAGGGTATTGCCAGCGGATTATTGTTAACTGTGATGGACTTGATTTCTCGTCGAGGCTTTTCAGCCTTGATGCTGGAAATACAGTCAAAAAATGATCCAGCCATCAGCATGGCGGCGAAACTTGGATTCAAGTATTGTGGTTTCAGGGATCAATATTTCCCAAATAATGACCTGGCATTGTTTTTTAGCAGGTTTTCGCATTAA